tcacctgaggtcaggagttccagaccagcctggccaacataattaaaccccatctctactaaaaatacaaaaattagccagacatggtggcggaaAATAATAGAACTATCCATACTTTTCTACTgaacccctttttcttttcttttctttttttttttttttgagatggaatcttgctctgttgcccaggctggagtgcagtggcgtgatctcggctcaccacaacctctgcctcccaggttcaaacgattctcctgcctcagcctcccaagtagctgggactacaggcacgcgccaccatgcccagctaatttttgtatttttagtagagatggggtttcactatgttggccaggcttgtcttgaactcctgacgtcgtgatcccctgccttggccttccaaagtgctgggattacaggcgtgagccactgcgcccagcctgaaccCCTTTTTCTTAAGTCGGTAAATAAACCTTTACTTCCAGCTATTCAATGAGTTACTCATTACAGAGTTCCCTTGCCTAATGTGTAAATAAACTTTTTCTCTCCACCTGTTGATCTGTCTATTGTTAATTAATTCGCAGGTTCCCAACAACAGGGATCTAGATTGGTAGAGGAAAAGATTTTCCTGTCAAtgcaatccatgaacatggtattctcttcatttaggtctttaaggaattcatctcaataatgttttgtagtttacaGAATAGATACCTGCATATAAATTCAGTTTATTCCTATGCATTAGATATTTTGATACTATTTTGATGGCaacatttcaaatttcattttctatttgtttgttgcTGGTACTGATTATAGCAATAAATTGATTTCTGTACCTTATATCCAGTGATCTTGATAAattaattcttactttttttttttttttttttttgagacaaggtctcagtctcttacccaggctggagagaagtggtacaaccatagcttactgcagcctcaagtgctccacccacctcagcctcctgagtagctgggactgcagggatgcaacaccatgcctggctaatttttgtaattttctgtaaagacagggttttgccatgttgttcaggctagtctcgaactcccgggctcaagtgatccacctgccttggcctcccaaagtgctgggattacaggcatgaaccgccatgcccagcctaattagTTCTTATTCTTCTTAGTCATAtagtttgtttataaattattttaattgtacaTACACAATGTAGTTGTTTGAACATAataactgttttttctttttctttctttttttttaagagttgaagtctcactctctcacccaagctggagtgcaatagcacaattatggctcactatagccttgatttcctgagctcaagagatcctcccacctcagcctcctgagtagctgggactaaaggtgcctgCTGCCACAACCTGTTAGAAATTGGTTTTCTTGCCGGGTGTGATggatcacacctgcaatcccagtaagttgacaggccaaggcaggcggatcacctgaggtcaggagtttgagaccagcctggccaacatggtgaaaccctgtctctaatgaaaaaataaaaacattagccaggcgtggtagcatgcacctgtaatcccagctactcaggaggcttaggaaggagaattgcatgaacccaggaggtggaggttgcagtgagccgagattgcactccagctgggtgacagagcgagactccatctcaaaaaaaaaattaataaaaaaaaaaaaatgtgggccgggcgcagtggctcaagcctgtaatcccagcactttgggaggccgagatgggtggatcatgaggtcagaagatcgagaccatcctggctaacacggtgaaaccccgtctctactaaaaatacaaaaaaactagctgggcatggtggcgggcgcctgtagtcccagctactcgggaagctgaggcaggagaatggcgtaaacccgggaggcggagcttgcagtgaactgagatctggccactgcactccagcctgggtgatagagcgagactccgtctcaaaaaaaaaaaaaaaaaaaaatgtgggccaggcgcggtgactcacacctgtaatcccagcactttgggaggctgaggcagacggatcacatgaggtcaggatttcaggaccagcctggccaacagggcaaaaacccatctctactaaaaatacaaaaaaattagccaggcatggtgacgggcacctataatcccagctaatagggaggctgaggcagaagaatagcttgaacttgggaggcagaggttgcagtaagccaagatcacaccactgcactccagccttggtgacgagtgaaattctgtctcaaaaaaaaaaaaaaaaaaaagtgtatggaAACGCAAAGGGCCAAGAATAGTAACATtgaagagaaaaactggaaacctTACACTACCGGATATAAAGCTATCATAAAGCTATAATCATCAAAACAGGGTGGCATTTCCACATGAATAGACAGGCCAATGGTAAAGtgtagagaatccagaaatattCACACATGCACAGTCATATGACTTGTGACGAAAGTGACACTGTGGTGCAGCGGGATAAGAATGGCCTTTTCCAGACATGTCATTGGATCACCTGAATATGCgcagacaaaaaaataaactttaacatCTACCTCACATAATACACAAAAATTTATTCCACAGGGATTGCTGATCAAAATATGAGAGGCACAAATATAAcacttttatataaaaacaaaaaagtaggagGCTGGGTatactggctcatgcctataaactctgtgctttgggaggccaaggtgggaggattgcttcagagaaggagttcaagaccatactgggcaacatggtgaaaccctatctctacaaaaaataaataaaattagccgggtatggtggtgcacctgccgccatgccaggctaattaaaaaaaaaaattattagagatggggtttcgtcatgttggtcaggcttgtcttgaacttcttttttgtttgttgttttttgaaatatagtctcgctctgtcgcccaggctggagtgcagtggtgcaaccttggctcactgcaacctccgcctcccagctactcagcaggctgagctACGAGGATCATGTAAGCCCGAGAGttgaaggctgtagtgagttgtgatggtgccactgcactcaggcctggacaatagagcaagactctgtctcaaaaaaaaaaaaaaaacctttcattcTTCAAAACATGCCAGCAAGAGAGGGAAAAGGCAAATCATAGACTGGAAGAAGCCATTTGCAATATATCAATCCGACAAATAACTCAAATGCAGGACATACAGAGACCTCCTGCCAATCAAAAGGGGAAAGGTAGAGGAACCCTCCTGCCTATCAAAAGGGGAAAGGTAGAGAACCCAGTGGAAAATGTATTGCAATACATCAATCTGACAAATAACTCAAATTCTGGACATACAGAGACCTCCTGCCAATCAAAAGGGGAAAGGTATAGAACCCAGTGGAAAATTGATGGCAATACATTAATCCAACAAATAACTCAAATTCTGGACATACAGAGACCTCCTGCCAATCAAAAGGGGAAAGGTAGAGAACCCTCCTGCCAATCAAAAGGGGAAAGGTAGAGAAGCCAGTGGAAAATTGATGCCAATACATCAATCTGACAAATAACTCAAATTCTGGACATACAGAAACCTCCTGCCAATCAAAAGGGGAAAGGTAGAGAACCCAGTGGAAAATGACTTGACTCACAGAAGAGGatggtatctttttctttttcttttctttttgagatggagttttgctcgtgttgcccaggctggagtacagtggtacgatctcggctcactgcaacctccgccctctggtttcaagcaattctcctgcctcagcctctcgggtagctgggactacaggcacgcaccaccacacccagctaattttttgtatttttagtagagatggggtttcaccatgttggccaggatggtctcgaactcctgacctcgtgatccacctgccttggcctcccaaagtgctgggattacaggcatgagccaccacgcctggccacccaggcagtttcttaaaaagttaaacataggccaggtacagtggcttacacatctgtattcccagcactctgggaggctactcatcgcttgaacccaggagttcaagaccaaactgggcaacatggtgaaaccccttctctacaaaaacatcacaaaagaattttaatgtttttattttttctgccacgctcagctaatttttgtatgttttgtagagttgacgtctcactatgttgcccaggctggtctcaaactcctgacctcaagctatccacccacttctgtctcccaaagtgctgggattacaggcatgaacactgcacccagtcaaaaaacacaaaaattagcctggcatggtggcgtgtgcctgtagtcccagctactggacaGGGGTggggttgaggttgcagtgagcagaaagcgtgtcactgcactccagcctgggtgacagagccagaccttgtctcaaaaaaaaaaaaaaaaggaatgagatattCATGCAATAAAATGGACCATGcattgtatgactccatttatatgaaatgctcAAATAATGCAATCTATTGAGGCAGAAATCTATTGAGATCAGTGATTTTTAGGGGATGAAGGAAGGAGGCGAATGGAGAGTCACTGCAAATGAACGTGAGGGATCTTTTggagatgatggaaatgttctgaaattggaATGTGGAGATGGTTGCATAACCATGTCAGTTTACTGAAAATCATCAAATCGTACCCTTAAAATGGGTGAgtttcggccgggtgcagtggctcatgcctgtaataccagcactttgggaggccgaggcaggtggatcacgaggtcaggagattgagaccattgtgaccaacatggtgaaaccccgtctctactaaaaatacaaaaattagccaggtgtggtggcaggcacctgtagtcccagctactcgggaggctgaggcagaagaatcgcttgaacccaggaggcagaagttgcagtgagctgagatcatgccactgcactccagcctgggtgccagagcgagactctgtctcaaaaaaattaaaaaattaaaaatataattaattcaagatggattagagacttaaatgttagacctaataccataaaaaccctagaagaaaacctaggtaataccattgaggacataggcatgggcaaggacttcatgtctaaaacaccaaaagcaacggcaacaaaagccaaaattgacaaatgggatctaattaaactaaagagcttctgcacagcaaataaactaccatcagagtgaacagacaacctacagaatgggagaaaatttttgcaatctactcatctgacaaagggctaatatccagaacctacaaagaactcaaacaaatttacaagaaaaaaaacaaacaaccccatcaaaaagtgggcaaaggatatgaatagacatttctcaaaagaggacattcatacagccaacagacacatgaaaaaatgctcatcatcactggccatcagagaaatgcaaatcaaaaccacaatgagataccatctcacaccagttagaatggcaatcattaaaaagtcaggaaacaacaggtgctggagaggatgtggagaaataggaacacttttacactgttggtgggattgtaaactagttcaaccattatggaaaacagtatggcgattcctcaaggatctagaactagatgtaccatatgacccagccatcccattactgggtatatacccaaaggattataaatcatgctgctataaagacacatgcacacgtatgtttattgcggcactattcataatagcaaagacttggaatcaaccgaaatgtccatcagtgacagactgcattaagaaaatgtggcacatatacaccatggaatactatgcagccataaaaaaggatgagtttgtgtcctttgtagggacatggatgcagctggaaaccatcattctcagcaaactatcgcaagaacagaaaaccaaacaccacatgttctcactcataggttggaactgaacaatgagatcacttggactcgggaaggggaacatcacacaccggggcctatcacggggagggaggaggggggagggattgcattgggagttatacctgatgtaaatgatgagttgatgggtgctgatgagttgatgggtgcagcacaccaacatggcacaagtatacatatgtaacaaacctgcacgttatgcacatgtaccctagaacttaaagtataataaaaaaaagaaaaataaaaaataaaaaaagaaaagaaaacaaagggtgAGTTTCATGGTGTGTAGATTATACCTTGATAAAGctgtttaaacaaacaaaacaggccagggcgcggtggctcatacctgtagtcccggctacttggggggttaaagtgggaagatcgcttgagcctgggaggttgaggctgcagtgagctgtgactgcaccactacactgcagcctgggtgactgagtgagtctcagaaaaaaaaaaggccaggcgcagcatctcacatgtgtaatcccagcactttgggaggccaaggcaggtggatcacctgagatcaggtgggcgtggtgacgggtgcctgtaatcccagctacttgggaggctgaggcaggagaatcacttgaacttgggaggtggaggtggcagtgagccaagatggcgccactgcactccagcctgggtgacagagagagactccgtctcaaaacacaaacaagcaaaaaagccAGAACACCGGGGTCCAGGACCTCTCTCACTGGAATTGGCAAATGCTGTCATGAATGGtagggggggtgggtggggaggtggggttCACAGCCTCTATGCTGGGCCCAAGTGGATCCCGCCTAACTCAGAGACCTCAGGAATGAATGTCTGTATTTCTGAGGTTTTTGATTTTCCAGAATCTAAACCCCTCTGTTGGACTGGGGACACGCCACTGCTGTGAGTCCGAGTCAGGAACAGCCTGCAACAGAAACTGGAGAAACCCATGGCTTCCCCATATGGGGACTAGTCTCCCACAACCAGAAGGCTGCCATAGGATGTCACCGGGAACCCAGGCTCCTGGTTCAGCCCTACCCTCCTCATTACGGGGCTCTTAGCCACATGCCCAAAAGATGCCTGCTGCCCCTTGGCATCACAGCCTCCTTCCAGGCAGGAGATGGGGGCAGGGGGTGTCAGAGGAAGTGTGTGTCTAATCTGTCACTTTTTATGGAAAAGTCACTGAATTTTACAGAACCCCCATTCCACATAGCCATCCTGTACTATAGGGGGTCTGGGAGGTCCACTGTTCTTGGCTGGATACATAGTCACCCTTCATTTAATTGGGGCCTTGTGTAgcggctcaggcttgtaatcccagcactatgggaggcccaggcaggaggatcacctgagtccagaagtttgagactagcctgggcaacacagggagacctggtctctactaaaaaataaaacaaaataaataagataaatttttttttaaggaaaatttgtattttaattatttttatgcacAGAAAACTCAACAGTGTACATTTAACCCAGTTTAGTGGCAACTTCTTTAGCTTTTGCCTTTTCGAGCTTGGCGATACAAGCCACAGACTTGGGACCCAAGACATCGCCGCCCCAGTGACGATGGATCTCATCTTATCTGTCGTTGTAATTGGTCCTGATAACTTCCACCAGCTTAGCCAAAGCGCCTTTGTCTTCCGAGTTCACTTGTGTAAAGGCGACAGTGGTCCAGGTCTTCCTGTGGACTAGACGTCCCAGTCTTGCCTTCCCCTTGATAATGCAGTAAGGGACCCCCATTTTACGACACAGGGCAGGCAAGAAGACAACCAGCTCGATGGGATCCACATCATGTGCAATCACCACCAGCTGAGCCTTCTTGTTCTCCACCAAGGTGGTGACGGTGTTAACTCCTGCTCGAAAGACAGGTGGTCTCTTAGTGGGGACATCCCCTTTGCCAGCAGCTTTCTTCTCGGCCCGGGCCAACagcctctgcttcttctcttgcTTTATCTCTGGTCTGTACTTGTGGGCCAGCTTAAGCAGCTGAGTAGCTGTCTGGCGGTCCAGGGCCTGGGTGAACTGGTTAATTGCAGGAGGCACTTCCAGTCGCTTATAGAGGATGGCTCTCTGCCGCTGCAACCTGATAGAGCGGGGCCATTTCACAAAGCGGGTGAGGTCTCTTTTGGGCTGGATGTCCTGTCCAATGCCAAAATTCTTAGGCCTTTTCTCAAACAGGGGATTCACCACTTTCTTGGCCTCCTGCTTTTTCACGACAGCAGGGGCCAGAGCCACCTTCTTGCCCTTGGCCTTCTTTCCTTTCGGCATCTTGGGCGGCGGAGGagcaagatacattttttttagagaaagagtctcactctgctagccaggctggagtgcagtggtgcaatgatggCTTattgaagcctcgacctcctgggctcaagcaaacctcctgcctcagcctcctgagtagctgggactataggcacgcaccaccacacctggcgcattttgaaacattttatagaaacagggtctcactatgtttctcaggctggtcttggactcctgggctcaagcgatcctcccacctcggcctcccaaagtgctgatattataggtgtgaaccaccatacctggcctgaacCTGAAATCTTGGGGAAGGCTTCAAGGATACAAAGAGACCCCTAGGATCCATATTAGGGGGTGGGGTAGGTCCAGGGCAGTGGTGGGGGGTGGTACCCATGGTGCTGACAGCCCTCTGACCTTGGAGTCCCCCAGTGCTTCATGCTCGTTGCAACCCAACAGACAGACTCCTTGCTGAGAAGTGGCTGCCCAGCCAGGGACTATAGTTAGGGGCAGTTAGGTGTGGTCAGGGCACCAAGTTCTAGGAAAAATAAGCCAGCCAAGTGAAGTGGGTTACTTCCAGCCCTGGTCCATACAAGCCATGCTGTGTCCTCACGAAGACCATCCCCAGGGGGACCTTGAAATAAACACACTGAAGATGGCAGAGTTGCAACAGCCTGAGTCCCTGAATGACAGTGTGGAGGAGGAAGGCTGCCCTGCCAACCTGTTCCCAGCTAGTACAGCTGtgcattgcttaatgacagggacaCAGTCTGAGAAAGGCATTGTTTGGTGATTtcgtcattgtgcaaacatcacagagtgggcttacacaaacctagatagtgtagcctgctacacacctaggctacgtGGTCGAGCTTTCTGCTTCTAGGCTATAAACCTaaacagcatgtgactgtactgaaaaTTGCAGGGAGTTacaacacaatggtaagtatttgcatGTCTAGACACATCTAAacgtagaaaaggtacagtaaaaatacgcTATTATCATTTTACgagaccactgttgtatatgcgGTTTGTTGTTGACAGAAACCTCATTATGTGGTACATTACTtcactgttttggtttttttttttttttttgagatggagtctcgctctgtcaccaggctggagtgcggtggcacgatcccggctcactgcaacctccacctccctggt
The sequence above is drawn from the Macaca thibetana thibetana isolate TM-01 chromosome 19, ASM2454274v1, whole genome shotgun sequence genome and encodes:
- the LOC126943498 gene encoding 60S ribosomal protein L7a-like, which gives rise to MYLAPPPPKMPKGKKAKGKKVALAPAVVKKQEAKKVVNPLFEKRPKNFGIGQDIQPKRDLTRFVKWPRSIRLQRQRAILYKRLEVPPAINQFTQALDRQTATQLLKLAHKYRPEIKQEKKQRLLARAEKKAAGKGDVPTKRPPVFRAGVNTVTTLVENKKAQLVVIAHDVDPIELVVFLPALCRKMGVPYCIIKGKARLGRLVHRKTWTTVAFTQVNSEDKGALAKLVEVIRTNYNDR